The Sulfitobacter sp. SK011 genome has a window encoding:
- a CDS encoding aldolase/citrate lyase family protein produces MPAPINPFKTALRAGKTVFGCWLGLADTFSAELMGTAGFDWLVIDGEHAPNDLRSILAQLQVLEASPSHAIVRVPTGETYLMKQVLDAGAQTVLVPMVDSADQARQLVRDVTYPPHGDRGVGYALTRASAFAQIADYGTTADEQVCLLVQVESLKGLAALDAILAIDGIDGVFIGPADLAADMGHMGNSLQPDVQNKIMDALRRIAAAGKAPGILSTDDAMTQNALKAGARFVAVGADSLLLGQAARRLADKWVGSSI; encoded by the coding sequence ATGCCAGCACCGATAAATCCCTTCAAGACAGCACTGCGCGCGGGAAAAACTGTTTTTGGATGTTGGCTCGGTCTTGCCGATACTTTTAGTGCTGAATTGATGGGGACTGCTGGTTTCGACTGGCTGGTCATTGACGGCGAACATGCACCAAATGACCTGCGTTCCATTCTGGCTCAGCTGCAAGTCCTTGAAGCCAGCCCAAGTCACGCAATTGTCCGTGTGCCCACAGGCGAGACTTACCTGATGAAACAGGTTCTGGATGCCGGTGCGCAAACCGTTCTGGTGCCGATGGTCGACAGCGCCGATCAGGCGCGCCAGCTGGTGCGCGATGTTACCTATCCGCCGCATGGGGATCGTGGCGTTGGCTATGCGCTTACCCGTGCGTCTGCCTTTGCCCAGATCGCTGATTACGGGACCACGGCAGATGAACAGGTGTGCCTGCTGGTTCAGGTCGAAAGCCTGAAAGGGCTTGCCGCTTTGGACGCGATATTGGCGATTGACGGGATTGATGGTGTGTTTATCGGCCCTGCCGATCTGGCCGCTGATATGGGGCATATGGGCAATTCATTACAGCCCGATGTGCAGAACAAGATTATGGATGCGCTGCGCCGCATCGCTGCTGCCGGCAAGGCACCGGGCATCCTGTCGACCGACGATGCAATGACACAAAATGCTTTGAAGGCAGGCGCAAGGTTTGTTGCCGTTGGTGCGGACAGCCTGCTGCTCGGCCAAGCAGCGCGACGGCTTGCTGACAAATGGGTAGGGTCCAGCATATGA
- a CDS encoding M17 family metallopeptidase, which translates to MPATFAPSSDTAIPLQVIAEDALAEWLGDQPTTTKSWVNAHGFTGGLGQALTVSDRAGMPALALAGYGTEASRRRGRFALAAATMKLPKGAYRIIGGLPEDQVANEALGWLLSGYRFDRYRKQTGLVAGLVTPDGIDAALIEALVAGEILTRDLINTPASDMGPPDLEQAARDLADQHGASIHVTMGDDLLAQNFPMIHTVGRAADRAPRLIDMRWGKAGPKLTLVGKGVCFDTGGLNLKPSASMGLMKKDMGGAAAVLGLAHMIMATGLKLQLRVLIPAVENAVAGNAFRPQDILTSRKGLTVEINNTDAEGRLVLADALAFADEEKPDQIISMATLTGAARVAVGPDLVPYFSDDPGFVRSLEDAATQHADPVWRLPFHTPYETMIEPGIADLDNAPKGGFAGCITAALFLRRFVTDSPYAHFDLFGWQPSDAPARPKGGVGQATRALYAALGPLLKL; encoded by the coding sequence ATGCCTGCGACCTTTGCACCTTCCTCTGATACCGCAATTCCATTGCAAGTGATTGCCGAAGACGCTTTGGCAGAGTGGTTGGGTGACCAACCGACGACCACCAAGTCTTGGGTGAATGCACATGGTTTCACGGGTGGTTTGGGTCAGGCTTTGACCGTCAGCGATCGTGCCGGAATGCCAGCCCTTGCGCTTGCAGGATATGGAACCGAGGCATCGCGTCGGCGCGGCCGGTTTGCGCTTGCGGCGGCGACGATGAAACTGCCCAAGGGTGCCTATCGCATCATTGGTGGATTGCCCGAAGATCAGGTGGCGAACGAGGCTTTAGGCTGGCTCTTGTCCGGATATCGGTTTGACCGCTACCGCAAACAAACTGGACTGGTCGCAGGTCTTGTTACCCCTGATGGTATTGACGCGGCCCTGATTGAGGCTTTGGTCGCGGGTGAAATCCTGACCCGTGATCTGATTAACACGCCAGCGTCTGACATGGGCCCACCAGACCTTGAACAAGCCGCACGCGATTTGGCGGATCAACATGGTGCCTCAATTCATGTGACGATGGGTGACGACCTGTTAGCCCAGAATTTCCCGATGATTCACACTGTGGGCCGCGCTGCCGACCGCGCACCTCGGTTGATCGACATGCGCTGGGGCAAAGCGGGGCCAAAGCTGACGCTGGTTGGCAAGGGCGTTTGTTTCGATACCGGGGGGCTGAACCTGAAACCCAGTGCGTCGATGGGGTTGATGAAAAAGGACATGGGCGGGGCGGCGGCTGTTCTGGGGCTGGCGCATATGATCATGGCCACGGGCCTGAAACTGCAATTGCGGGTTCTGATCCCAGCGGTCGAAAATGCAGTAGCCGGCAATGCGTTTCGTCCCCAGGATATCCTGACGTCCCGCAAGGGCCTGACAGTTGAGATTAACAACACCGATGCAGAAGGACGGTTGGTGCTGGCGGATGCGCTGGCGTTTGCAGACGAGGAAAAGCCAGATCAGATCATTTCGATGGCGACGCTGACCGGTGCTGCACGCGTGGCTGTCGGGCCCGACCTTGTCCCTTACTTCAGCGACGATCCGGGATTTGTTCGGTCGCTTGAGGATGCGGCCACGCAGCATGCGGACCCTGTTTGGCGGCTGCCCTTTCATACCCCTTATGAAACGATGATCGAACCCGGTATCGCGGATTTGGACAACGCGCCCAAGGGCGGTTTTGCGGGGTGTATCACCGCCGCATTGTTCCTGCGCCGATTTGTTACGGACAGCCCCTATGCCCATTTTGATCTGTTCGGATGGCAACCCAGCGACGCACCGGCCCGGCCTAAAGGAGGCGTGGGTCAGGCAACGCGGGCTCTTTATGCGGCGCTCGGCCCGCTGTTAAAATTATGA
- a CDS encoding MFS transporter yields MNAGIFLLGLAYVLSQFFRVFLAVLAPVLERDVGATPDDLAFASGMWFLAFAAMQIPVGWALDTVGPRRTAGWLLLAGGCGGAAVFALATSPAHIDIAMALIGVGCSPVLMASYYIFARDHPPAQFAVLASLMVGLGSVGNLVASYPMALAEETIGWRASLWALGGVSACVAFGTLVLVKDPIRIIGETKGSLAELFRLRALWFIFPLIGVSYAISIAVRGLWIGPYLAGVFGADTATIGRATLIMGLAMIAGTLAYGPLDKALRSRKWMIAGGSFAALIAAVVLIIIPSQSAGLSIAMMCAIGFFGATYPVIMAHGRSFLPPHLIGRGVTMLNLFSIGGVGLLQFLSGNVFSSAVPAATTSDPFVAVFTLFAMSLAVGLVIYLFSSDSPN; encoded by the coding sequence ATGAACGCAGGTATCTTCCTTCTGGGACTGGCTTATGTCCTTAGCCAGTTCTTTCGTGTCTTCCTTGCCGTGCTCGCACCCGTTCTTGAACGCGATGTCGGGGCAACGCCGGATGACTTGGCGTTTGCCTCTGGCATGTGGTTTTTGGCATTTGCTGCGATGCAGATCCCTGTTGGTTGGGCGCTTGATACCGTCGGCCCGCGGCGCACCGCAGGGTGGCTTTTGCTGGCGGGCGGCTGTGGTGGAGCGGCAGTCTTTGCGCTGGCAACATCTCCCGCGCACATCGACATCGCAATGGCGTTGATTGGTGTGGGCTGCTCCCCGGTTCTGATGGCCTCGTATTACATCTTTGCGCGCGATCATCCGCCGGCACAATTCGCCGTCCTGGCATCGCTTATGGTGGGGCTGGGCAGCGTCGGAAACCTGGTTGCCTCCTATCCCATGGCGCTTGCCGAAGAAACGATTGGCTGGCGCGCATCCCTTTGGGCCTTGGGGGGTGTTTCGGCATGTGTGGCCTTTGGGACGCTTGTTCTGGTCAAGGATCCCATCAGAATCATCGGCGAAACCAAAGGATCGTTGGCTGAGTTGTTTCGCCTGCGGGCGTTGTGGTTCATTTTTCCTCTGATCGGTGTCAGCTATGCGATTTCCATCGCGGTGCGCGGCCTTTGGATTGGCCCCTACCTTGCGGGTGTTTTTGGCGCAGATACTGCGACGATCGGGCGTGCGACACTCATCATGGGGCTTGCGATGATTGCAGGGACTTTGGCTTACGGGCCACTTGATAAGGCGCTGCGGTCACGCAAATGGATGATTGCAGGCGGCTCCTTCGCTGCTCTGATCGCAGCAGTGGTTCTGATCATCATCCCCTCCCAGTCGGCCGGGCTGTCCATTGCGATGATGTGCGCGATTGGCTTTTTCGGGGCAACCTATCCGGTGATTATGGCCCATGGTCGCAGCTTTCTGCCGCCACATCTGATCGGCCGAGGCGTGACCATGCTCAATCTCTTCAGCATAGGGGGCGTCGGCCTTTTGCAGTTCCTGTCAGGGAACGTGTTCAGCAGCGCAGTGCCCGCCGCGACCACGTCAGACCCCTTTGTTGCCGTGTTCACGCTATTTGCCATGTCTCTGGCTGTTGGTTTGGTAATTTATCTTTTCAGCAGTGACAGCCCCAACTAA
- a CDS encoding aspartate-semialdehyde dehydrogenase — MGYRIAVVGATGNVGREMLNILAERQFPVDEIVALASRKSMGSEVSFGDKTIKTKDLDTFDFKGWDIALFAVGSEATKKYAPSAAKAGCVVIDNSSLYRYDPDVPLIVPEVNPEAVHGYSKKNIIANPNCSTAQMVVALKPLHDRATIKRVVVSTYQSVSGAGKEGIDELWDQTKSIYNPVDNKPPTKFTKQIAFNVIPHIDVFLEDGSTKEEWKMVAETKKIVDKSIKVTATCVRVPVFVGHSEAINIEFEDHLDEAEAREILRAAPGVMVIDKREDGGYVTPVECVGDFATFISRIRQDSTIDNGLNLWCVSDNLRKGAALNAVQIAELLGREVLKKG, encoded by the coding sequence ATGGGTTATCGCATCGCCGTCGTTGGTGCCACTGGTAATGTGGGCCGCGAAATGCTGAATATTCTGGCTGAACGCCAGTTCCCCGTGGACGAGATCGTGGCCCTGGCCAGCCGAAAATCTATGGGTTCTGAGGTTAGCTTTGGCGATAAGACGATCAAGACAAAGGACCTTGATACATTTGATTTCAAAGGCTGGGACATTGCGTTGTTCGCAGTCGGCTCTGAAGCGACCAAGAAATACGCGCCTTCCGCGGCCAAGGCCGGCTGCGTTGTCATCGACAACTCGTCGCTTTATCGCTACGACCCCGATGTACCGTTGATTGTGCCGGAAGTGAATCCGGAGGCGGTGCATGGGTATTCAAAGAAAAATATCATTGCCAACCCCAATTGCTCAACCGCGCAGATGGTTGTTGCACTTAAGCCCCTGCATGATCGTGCAACGATCAAGCGTGTGGTGGTCAGCACCTATCAATCGGTGTCCGGTGCAGGCAAGGAAGGCATTGACGAGCTTTGGGATCAAACCAAGTCGATCTATAATCCGGTCGACAACAAGCCACCGACAAAATTCACCAAGCAGATCGCTTTCAACGTGATCCCGCACATTGACGTGTTCCTGGAAGACGGATCCACCAAAGAAGAGTGGAAGATGGTGGCGGAGACCAAGAAGATCGTGGATAAATCGATCAAGGTTACTGCAACCTGCGTGCGGGTGCCGGTCTTCGTAGGCCACTCGGAAGCCATCAACATTGAGTTTGAGGACCACCTGGACGAGGCAGAAGCCCGCGAGATCCTGCGCGCGGCACCCGGTGTCATGGTGATCGACAAGCGTGAGGACGGTGGCTATGTCACGCCAGTTGAATGCGTCGGAGATTTCGCCACATTCATCAGCCGCATTCGCCAAGACAGCACCATCGATAACGGCCTGAACCTGTGGTGCGTCAGCGACAATCTTCGTAAGGGTGCCGCGCTGAATGCCGTTCAGATTGCCGAACTGCTGGGACGCGAAGTGCTGAAAAAGGGGTAA
- a CDS encoding ribonuclease HII: protein MKPDFEFERRAHARGYVRIAGVDEVGRGPLAGPVTAAAVVLDPACIPQGLNDSKKLTKKTRARLYEEIMEVADVSIAHASVEEIEELNILRASHLAMIRALEGLRQAADYVLIDGNMVPNGLTVPAETIIKGDARSQSISAASIMAKICRDCVMLSLAQQHPGYGWETNMGYGSKRHMEALQNLGVTPHHRRLFKPVHKMLYQDKNLSD from the coding sequence ATGAAACCAGATTTTGAATTTGAACGCCGCGCCCATGCACGCGGTTATGTGCGCATCGCTGGCGTTGACGAAGTGGGCCGTGGGCCGTTGGCCGGTCCGGTGACTGCTGCGGCTGTGGTGTTGGACCCAGCATGTATCCCGCAGGGCCTGAACGATTCTAAAAAGCTGACCAAGAAAACCCGTGCGCGTCTTTACGAAGAGATAATGGAGGTCGCTGACGTCAGCATCGCCCACGCATCGGTCGAGGAAATCGAAGAACTGAATATTTTGCGGGCCAGTCACCTTGCCATGATACGGGCGTTGGAGGGACTGAGGCAGGCAGCGGACTATGTGCTGATCGACGGCAACATGGTGCCAAACGGGCTGACAGTTCCTGCCGAGACGATCATCAAGGGGGACGCGCGATCACAGTCGATTTCGGCGGCTTCAATTATGGCCAAAATATGTCGGGATTGTGTCATGTTGTCCTTGGCGCAACAGCATCCGGGGTATGGTTGGGAAACTAACATGGGATACGGGTCAAAAAGACACATGGAGGCGCTGCAGAATTTGGGTGTGACCCCACACCATAGACGTTTGTTTAAACCCGTCCACAAGATGTTGTATCAAGATAAAAACTTAAGCGATTGA
- a CDS encoding carbonic anhydrase, producing MNKAKPLPAYLLQRYHGWKATGYADNQSWYRRLAAEGQRPRAMVISCCDSRVHVTSIFGADQGEFFIHRNIANLVPPYQPDGDHHGTSAAVEYAVRVLKVAHLIVLGHSNCGGVQGCIDMCQGKAPELEAKDSFVGRWMDILRPKYEVVADIKDANDQLRQLEKHAVMISLENLMTFPWINELVQAGDLSLHGLWTDIGEGGLEYYSPETKMFQSV from the coding sequence ATGAACAAGGCAAAGCCACTGCCAGCGTACTTGCTGCAACGCTATCATGGGTGGAAGGCAACCGGATATGCCGACAATCAATCTTGGTATCGCAGGTTGGCCGCCGAGGGTCAGCGACCGCGCGCGATGGTGATCTCGTGTTGTGACAGCCGCGTTCATGTAACGTCGATTTTCGGCGCGGATCAGGGTGAATTCTTTATCCATCGCAACATTGCCAACCTTGTGCCGCCGTATCAGCCTGATGGCGATCACCACGGTACGTCTGCTGCCGTTGAATATGCCGTGCGGGTCCTCAAAGTGGCCCATCTGATTGTCCTTGGGCATTCCAATTGCGGTGGGGTGCAGGGATGCATCGACATGTGCCAGGGCAAAGCGCCCGAGCTTGAGGCAAAGGACAGCTTTGTTGGTCGTTGGATGGATATTCTGCGGCCAAAGTACGAGGTCGTTGCGGACATTAAAGATGCCAATGACCAGCTGCGGCAACTTGAAAAGCACGCGGTGATGATATCGCTCGAAAACCTGATGACGTTCCCTTGGATCAACGAACTGGTGCAGGCCGGCGATCTGAGCCTGCATGGCCTGTGGACCGATATTGGCGAGGGTGGGTTGGAATATTACAGCCCCGAGACAAAGATGTTTCAATCTGTCTGA